A section of the Deltaproteobacteria bacterium genome encodes:
- a CDS encoding 3-deoxy-7-phosphoheptulonate synthase (catalyzes the formation of 3-deoxy-D-arabino-hept-2-ulosonate 7-phosphate from phosphoenolpyruvate and D-erythrose 4-phosphate), giving the protein MLVKMRPDATKDEVAAVERKLHGLGYKTGKLVGTEITLIGVYGDISRLPEGEIEELAGVEQLIPISKAYKRAAQKGSPDQPIYQTVAIGPVVCGGDELVVIAGPCSVESETQIIEAARMVKEAGGQCLRGGVVKYRSSPYSGWEGLGSTDTESLKRGLALIVKAGREFGLPTVVEILDPGDVPVYEDAGVDCFQVGEPNSKNQALLNRLRTTALPVIHKRGNSLDTEAYLLWVERIMSGGKENVILCERGITSATRYTRNTLDVGSVAAFHYQLSGLPVAVDASHGTGIRDLVHPATLAGIMAGASIVLVEAHPNPLIAKSDGFQGLFPEQLRALVRAARETWTLRRRLDREYQPSAVLERDYMARMQTDRERLFKS; this is encoded by the coding sequence ATGCTCGTCAAGATGCGGCCGGACGCGACCAAGGACGAGGTCGCCGCGGTCGAGAGGAAGCTTCACGGTCTGGGCTACAAGACCGGGAAGCTCGTCGGCACCGAGATCACCCTGATCGGCGTCTACGGCGACATCTCGCGCCTGCCGGAGGGCGAGATCGAGGAGCTCGCGGGCGTCGAGCAGCTCATCCCCATCTCCAAGGCGTACAAGCGCGCGGCGCAGAAGGGGTCGCCCGACCAACCCATCTACCAGACCGTCGCGATCGGCCCCGTCGTCTGCGGCGGGGACGAGCTCGTCGTCATCGCCGGCCCGTGCTCGGTCGAGAGCGAGACGCAGATCATCGAGGCGGCCCGCATGGTGAAGGAGGCGGGCGGCCAGTGCCTGCGCGGCGGGGTCGTCAAGTACCGGTCGAGCCCCTACAGCGGCTGGGAAGGGCTCGGCTCGACGGACACCGAGTCCCTCAAGCGGGGGCTCGCGCTCATCGTCAAGGCCGGTCGCGAGTTCGGGCTGCCGACGGTGGTCGAGATCCTCGATCCGGGCGACGTGCCGGTCTACGAGGACGCCGGCGTCGACTGCTTCCAGGTGGGTGAGCCGAACAGCAAGAACCAGGCGCTGCTGAACCGCCTCAGGACGACGGCGCTGCCGGTCATCCACAAGCGCGGCAACTCGCTCGACACGGAGGCCTACCTGCTGTGGGTCGAGCGCATCATGAGCGGCGGCAAGGAGAACGTGATCCTCTGCGAGCGGGGGATCACGAGTGCCACCCGCTACACGCGCAACACCCTCGACGTCGGGTCGGTCGCGGCCTTTCACTACCAGCTCTCGGGCCTGCCGGTCGCGGTCGACGCGTCGCATGGCACCGGCATCCGCGATCTCGTGCACCCCGCGACGCTCGCCGGCATCATGGCGGGCGCCTCGATCGTCCTGGTCGAGGCCCATCCGAACCCGCTGATCGCCAAGTCCGACGGCTTCCAGGGCCTCTTCCCCGAGCAGCTGCGGGCGCTCGTGCGGGCGGCGCGGGAGAC
- a CDS encoding glycerol kinase: MRQEAPNSFVLALDAGTTGVRALLLDGSGAPHAEAYREVLPACPAPGLVEHDTETLFRATLDVLGQALAHAPRDGVRGLGITTQRGTAVVWEAGSGRAVHPAISWQDGRTVQRCTSLLADGVFVSPLAAATKVEWILDRVDPSREGVRGGRLRCGTLDAWLAWRLSGGAVAATDASNASCSGFFDLLARQWSAAILDALRVPATALPEIVDSEGVLGAIDPALGLPAVPIAALIGDQQAAMMGELRLTPGEVKITYGTSAMLDLNAGPDPLWSMQGAYPLVLWRRAGRLTFCLEGTAITAGAAITWLRDGLGVIATPAESGTLAASVPDAGGAWAIPAFQGLGTPHMDAGARAVLGGISRATTRAHVVRAMLEGIAWRCREVYDALRADCPFPPPAALRADGGAARNDLLLQLQADALGLPVERPAVLQAAALGAGYLAGLATGVWASTDELQGAWRRERLFEPSIGADERAARFAAWQRHVAAARDA, encoded by the coding sequence GTGCGTCAAGAGGCCCCGAACTCGTTCGTGCTGGCGCTCGACGCGGGCACGACCGGCGTGCGCGCGCTGCTGCTGGACGGCTCGGGCGCGCCGCACGCCGAGGCGTACCGCGAGGTGCTGCCGGCCTGCCCCGCGCCCGGGCTCGTCGAGCACGACACCGAGACGCTCTTCCGCGCCACGCTGGACGTCCTCGGCCAGGCGCTCGCGCACGCCCCGCGCGACGGCGTGCGCGGCCTCGGGATCACCACGCAGCGAGGCACCGCCGTCGTGTGGGAGGCGGGCTCGGGCCGCGCCGTACATCCGGCCATCTCGTGGCAGGACGGCCGGACCGTTCAACGCTGCACCAGCCTGCTCGCGGACGGCGTGTTCGTGAGTCCGCTCGCGGCCGCCACCAAGGTCGAGTGGATCCTCGACCGTGTCGATCCGAGCCGCGAGGGGGTGCGGGGCGGGCGGCTCCGCTGCGGCACCCTCGACGCCTGGCTCGCCTGGCGGCTGTCCGGCGGCGCCGTGGCCGCGACCGACGCCTCCAACGCCTCGTGCAGCGGCTTCTTCGACCTCCTCGCCCGCCAGTGGAGCGCCGCCATCCTCGACGCGCTCCGCGTGCCGGCCACGGCGCTGCCCGAGATCGTCGACTCCGAGGGCGTCCTCGGGGCGATCGACCCGGCGCTCGGTCTTCCCGCGGTCCCCATCGCGGCGCTCATCGGCGACCAGCAGGCCGCGATGATGGGGGAGCTCCGGCTCACGCCCGGCGAGGTGAAGATCACCTACGGAACCTCCGCCATGCTCGACCTGAACGCCGGCCCGGACCCGCTCTGGTCCATGCAGGGCGCCTACCCTCTCGTCCTATGGCGCCGCGCCGGACGCCTCACCTTCTGCCTGGAGGGCACCGCCATCACGGCGGGCGCGGCGATCACCTGGCTCCGGGACGGGCTCGGCGTCATCGCCACGCCGGCAGAGAGTGGGACCCTCGCGGCGTCGGTGCCCGATGCGGGCGGCGCCTGGGCGATCCCGGCCTTCCAGGGCCTCGGCACGCCGCACATGGACGCCGGCGCGCGCGCCGTGCTCGGCGGCATCTCGCGCGCGACCACCCGCGCGCACGTGGTCCGCGCGATGCTCGAGGGCATCGCGTGGCGCTGCCGGGAGGTCTACGACGCGCTCCGCGCCGACTGTCCCTTCCCGCCGCCCGCGGCCCTGCGGGCCGACGGGGGCGCGGCGCGCAACGATCTCCTCCTCCAGCTCCAGGCGGACGCGCTCGGGCTCCCGGTCGAGCGGCCGGCCGTCCTGCAGGCGGCGGCGCTCGGCGCCGGCTATCTCGCCGGTCTCGCGACCGGCGTCTGGGCGTCCACCGACGAGCTCCAGGGTGCCTGGCGGCGCGAGCGCCTGTTCGAACCGTCGATCGGCGCCGACGAGCGCGCGGCTCGCTTCGCCGCCTGGCAGCGCCACGTCGCCGCCGCGCGCGACGCCTGA
- a CDS encoding DUF4838 domain-containing protein: MDLARLAAGALYRPDPAPDPVAFAAAELAAYLARLFGDAPAERTLPGATGAWLHLAPSREGLSGDVAATPAEAEYALVPRAGGLTLAAATPRALVAAVYALLAAAGCEWSPDGPDGERLPRRPVRTVPALEGRPAFARRAYASDLGTWHYSVPARLAERLPSDVAFVDWMAKTGATGFLFIRAANDTQWTVPELAPELARRGLALELGGHVLTELLPRSLFAAHPEYFPMTARGERSDLGNLCPSSRALTVVADRARTAFAGAADVHLWGLDAFGGGWCACDRCRALAPSDQALLVCNAVAEALGGDVRVFHLAYHDTLVPPASVRPAPSVSAEFAPRERCYAHALDDPACTTNHPYREAFERHLERFAGRVHVFEYYADAILFGGCAVPLVEVCGADLEYYRRAGARGVSCLTFGRYSLWAHGANLEAFARAAIRPADAPAARRAHCSRRFGAAAGPMTRYLAALEALMRRVVTYGDVKLPPAREAVRTALDRALAAAPALRSLLHDATASGAPPAQLAAEARLLDYTLATLAAVRGWVGAALDQPGGAAAELAAAALGEAIGHLAAVPVDIKGSWGAYDLEVANAFYVAALKSRGAAAG, from the coding sequence ATGGACCTCGCCCGCCTCGCCGCCGGCGCGCTCTATCGTCCCGATCCTGCGCCGGATCCGGTCGCGTTCGCCGCCGCCGAGCTCGCCGCCTACCTGGCGCGCCTGTTCGGTGACGCGCCGGCGGAGCGCACGCTCCCGGGCGCGACGGGCGCATGGCTCCACCTCGCGCCGTCCCGGGAAGGTCTCTCCGGGGACGTCGCGGCCACCCCGGCGGAGGCGGAGTACGCGCTCGTCCCGCGCGCCGGCGGCCTGACGCTCGCGGCGGCCACGCCGCGCGCGCTCGTCGCCGCCGTCTACGCGCTCCTCGCCGCCGCCGGCTGCGAGTGGTCGCCCGACGGCCCGGACGGCGAGCGGCTCCCTCGCCGGCCCGTGCGGACGGTGCCGGCGCTCGAGGGCCGGCCCGCCTTCGCGCGACGGGCCTATGCGTCGGACCTCGGGACCTGGCACTACAGCGTGCCGGCGCGCCTCGCCGAGCGCCTGCCGTCCGACGTGGCGTTCGTCGACTGGATGGCCAAGACCGGCGCCACCGGTTTCCTCTTCATCCGCGCCGCCAACGACACGCAGTGGACGGTGCCGGAGCTGGCTCCCGAGCTCGCGCGCCGCGGCCTCGCGCTCGAGCTCGGCGGCCACGTGCTGACCGAGCTGTTGCCACGCTCGCTCTTCGCCGCCCACCCCGAGTACTTCCCGATGACGGCGCGCGGCGAGCGGAGCGATCTCGGCAACCTCTGCCCCTCGAGCCGCGCGCTCACGGTGGTGGCCGACCGGGCCCGCACGGCGTTCGCCGGAGCCGCCGACGTCCACCTCTGGGGCCTCGACGCCTTCGGCGGCGGCTGGTGTGCCTGCGATCGCTGCCGGGCGCTCGCGCCGAGCGACCAGGCGCTGCTCGTCTGCAACGCGGTGGCCGAGGCGCTCGGCGGCGACGTCCGGGTCTTCCACCTCGCCTACCACGACACGCTGGTACCCCCCGCATCCGTGCGCCCCGCTCCGAGCGTCTCGGCCGAGTTCGCACCCCGCGAGCGCTGCTACGCGCACGCGCTCGACGACCCCGCCTGCACGACGAATCACCCGTACCGCGAGGCCTTCGAGCGCCACCTCGAACGCTTCGCGGGACGGGTGCACGTGTTCGAGTACTATGCCGACGCGATCTTATTCGGAGGCTGCGCCGTGCCGCTGGTCGAGGTCTGCGGCGCCGACCTCGAGTACTACCGCCGGGCCGGCGCGCGCGGCGTCTCGTGCCTCACCTTCGGCCGCTACAGCCTGTGGGCGCACGGCGCGAACCTCGAGGCCTTCGCCCGCGCCGCGATCCGGCCGGCCGACGCGCCCGCCGCGCGACGGGCGCACTGCAGCCGTCGCTTCGGAGCGGCCGCCGGACCGATGACGCGCTACCTCGCGGCGCTCGAGGCCCTCATGAGACGCGTCGTCACCTACGGCGACGTGAAGCTGCCGCCCGCGCGGGAGGCTGTCCGGACCGCGCTCGACCGGGCGCTCGCGGCCGCTCCCGCCCTGCGGAGCCTCCTCCACGACGCGACCGCCAGCGGCGCCCCGCCCGCGCAGCTGGCGGCCGAGGCGCGGCTCCTCGACTACACGCTCGCGACGCTCGCCGCGGTGCGCGGGTGGGTGGGGGCCGCCCTCGACCAGCCGGGCGGCGCGGCCGCCGAGCTCGCCGCGGCCGCGCTCGGCGAGGCGATCGGCCACCTCGCCGCGGTCCCCGTCGACATCAAGGGAAGCTGGGGCGCCTACGACCTGGAGGTGGCGAACGCCTTCTACGTCGCGGCGCTCAAGTCGCGGGGGGCGGCCGCGGGCTGA
- a CDS encoding MmgE/PrpD family protein, with protein MRGTVPPRAAVPRPDVRTRGSPRPPAGGRRRARGRAPATRARAGRRARRAVARLLRREQAGAAGRRARAHRGGPRRGRRPDLGRVASAGDPRRDRGVRGARHRQAEPPVSDTPLAERLADEVAAIGRAKLPRAVLERARDLLRDYLGVALGGAGEESSVVLRRGLSGLGAGGSATVLGAAERLSVPHAALANGAAAHALEMDDTHQGGSIHLGATVFSAALAAAELAAAGGRTVLHAAVAGYEVAARLAMALGPASHYRRGFHPTGTCGAFGAAAAAGLVLGLDAPCLAAALGIAGSQAAGSMEFLANGAWTKRLHPGWAALAGLHAATLARAGFRAPTTILEGRSGFLHAYSDGADPAALEGSGDYELLRTSVKPHACCRYMQGPIDGALALRARHHLDPADVERIEVGMLAAGHPIVCEPLDAKRRPASVVDAQFSLPFGMAVALVCGAASPAEFAPPRLADATVLRLAACVVGVRDSRLDAVFPREWPSWVRITLRDGRVHEASVSHPRGDPENFPAPAELDAKFRTLAARALPEAAVARLAAAVDAFGETPSVAPLLAAAVPPV; from the coding sequence GTGCGCGGGACCGTACCTCCCCGAGCTGCTGTTCCACGGCCGGACGTACGCACCCGAGGAAGCCCGCGTCCGCCGGCTGGTGGACGACGTCGTGCCCGCGGCCGAGCTCCTGCCACGCGCGCTCGCGCTGGCCGGCGAGCTCGCCGCGCGGTCGCTCGTCTCCTTCGCCGCGAGCAAGCGGGCGCTGCGGGCCGACGGGCTCGCGCGCATCGCGGCGGCCCGCGCCGGGGGCGAAGACCCGATCTGGGCCGTGTGGCGAGCGCCGGAGACCCGCGCCGCGATCGAGGCGTTCGCGGCGCGCGCCATCGGCAGGCGGAGCCGCCCGTGAGCGACACGCCGCTCGCCGAGCGCCTCGCGGACGAGGTCGCGGCGATCGGCCGGGCGAAGCTGCCGCGCGCCGTCCTCGAGCGGGCGCGCGATCTCCTCCGCGACTACCTCGGGGTGGCGCTCGGCGGCGCGGGCGAGGAGTCGAGCGTCGTGCTGCGGCGAGGCCTCTCCGGGCTCGGCGCCGGCGGGAGCGCGACCGTGCTCGGCGCCGCCGAGCGTCTCTCGGTGCCGCACGCGGCGCTCGCCAACGGCGCCGCCGCGCACGCGCTCGAGATGGACGACACCCACCAGGGCGGCTCGATCCACCTCGGCGCGACCGTCTTCTCGGCCGCGCTCGCCGCCGCGGAGCTCGCGGCCGCCGGGGGACGGACGGTCCTCCACGCGGCGGTGGCGGGCTACGAGGTGGCCGCGCGGCTCGCGATGGCGCTCGGCCCCGCCTCCCATTACCGTCGCGGCTTTCATCCGACCGGCACCTGCGGCGCGTTCGGCGCGGCGGCGGCCGCCGGGCTCGTCCTCGGGCTCGACGCGCCGTGCCTCGCCGCCGCGCTCGGGATCGCGGGCAGCCAGGCCGCCGGCTCGATGGAGTTCCTCGCCAACGGCGCGTGGACCAAGCGGCTCCATCCCGGCTGGGCCGCGCTCGCGGGCCTCCACGCCGCGACCCTCGCCCGCGCCGGGTTCCGCGCGCCGACCACGATCCTCGAGGGCCGCTCCGGGTTCCTGCACGCCTACTCGGACGGCGCCGACCCGGCCGCGCTCGAGGGAAGCGGCGACTACGAGCTGCTGCGGACGAGCGTGAAGCCGCACGCCTGCTGCCGGTACATGCAGGGTCCCATCGACGGCGCGCTCGCGTTGCGCGCCCGCCATCACCTCGACCCCGCCGACGTCGAGCGCATCGAGGTCGGCATGCTCGCCGCCGGCCACCCGATCGTGTGCGAGCCGCTGGACGCGAAGCGCCGGCCCGCCTCGGTGGTCGACGCGCAGTTCAGCCTCCCCTTCGGGATGGCCGTCGCCCTCGTGTGCGGCGCCGCTTCACCCGCGGAGTTCGCGCCACCGCGGCTCGCGGACGCGACGGTGCTCCGGCTTGCGGCATGCGTGGTGGGCGTGCGGGACAGCCGGCTCGACGCCGTCTTTCCGCGCGAATGGCCGTCCTGGGTGCGCATCACGCTGCGTGACGGCCGCGTCCACGAGGCGTCCGTGTCGCATCCGCGCGGCGACCCCGAGAACTTTCCCGCGCCCGCCGAGCTCGACGCGAAGTTCCGGACGCTCGCCGCGCGCGCCCTCCCGGAAGCGGCCGTCGCCCGCCTCGCCGCGGCCGTGGATGCCTTCGGCGAGACGCCGAGCGTCGCCCCGCTGCTGGCCGCCGCGGTCCCGCCGGTTTAA
- a CDS encoding matrixin family metalloprotease: MRTIKTLTIAAALATIATGARATTFVAMTERALARAADAIVVGTVRYIETVAAADGTINTLVTVEVEQEAKGHVGRLVTLKQPGGRVSGRQLWIAGSPTFTVGDRELLFLSAYRDGTARTTALGMGQFHLSTNPLTGVTHAERSLDGLVVGARSPRRRVLLSSLLRTIRRAVGDEEARAAAPLVTVPPEVTDPGLERETLDAFTLMSGAHARWFEADGGQAVVYRMDPAGDNALGTVATLAAVDGALAAWTNVTGASIRLERGSTAAPAPLRCDGVSQLVFNDPFREIPDPVSCSGVLALGGFCTTSETDVVNGTTFYRITEGNVTFNNGFGACSFWNQTNLAEVATHEIGHTIGLGHSSENDNEPDPVLKDATMYYRAHFDGRGAAVHADDMAGVRFIYPGATDPGVPDQDGDGVADAQDNCPGMANASQTDTDGDGEGDLCDPCPLIAGPAGDTACAPIFVSRLTVTLGKRSRLVWQGSIALPDGAATTAAHALLVNAGGVVIDTAMGGALGAGGRLPGRLRYRSDQGLITLRRTRGGTYQARVVVRHPHLSMAGAPVMSASLEVGATAFTSSLSCAEMRGGRRVRCRG, from the coding sequence GTGCGGACCATCAAGACGCTCACCATCGCCGCTGCACTCGCGACGATCGCGACCGGGGCGCGCGCCACCACGTTCGTCGCCATGACGGAGCGGGCGCTCGCCCGCGCCGCCGATGCCATCGTGGTCGGCACGGTCCGCTACATCGAGACGGTCGCCGCCGCGGACGGCACGATCAACACGCTCGTGACGGTCGAGGTGGAGCAGGAGGCGAAGGGCCACGTCGGCCGTCTCGTTACGCTCAAGCAACCAGGCGGCCGCGTGAGCGGCCGCCAGCTATGGATCGCCGGCTCGCCGACCTTCACGGTCGGTGATCGCGAGCTGCTGTTCCTGAGCGCGTACCGCGACGGCACCGCACGCACGACCGCGCTCGGCATGGGGCAGTTCCATCTCTCGACCAACCCGCTCACGGGCGTGACGCACGCCGAGCGGTCGCTCGACGGGCTCGTCGTCGGCGCCCGCAGCCCCCGCCGGCGCGTGCTGCTCTCGAGCCTGCTCAGGACCATCAGGCGAGCCGTCGGCGATGAGGAGGCGCGCGCGGCGGCGCCGCTCGTGACCGTGCCGCCGGAGGTTACCGACCCCGGTCTCGAGCGCGAGACCCTGGACGCCTTCACGCTGATGTCGGGCGCTCACGCGCGGTGGTTCGAGGCCGACGGCGGCCAGGCGGTCGTCTACCGCATGGACCCGGCCGGCGACAACGCGCTCGGCACCGTTGCCACGCTGGCGGCGGTCGACGGGGCGCTCGCCGCCTGGACGAACGTCACGGGCGCCAGCATCCGGCTCGAGCGCGGCAGCACGGCCGCGCCGGCGCCGCTCCGCTGCGACGGTGTGTCGCAGCTCGTCTTCAACGATCCGTTCCGCGAGATCCCCGATCCGGTCTCCTGCAGCGGCGTGCTGGCGCTCGGCGGGTTCTGCACCACGTCGGAGACCGACGTCGTCAACGGCACGACCTTCTACCGCATCACCGAGGGCAACGTCACCTTCAACAACGGCTTCGGCGCCTGCTCTTTCTGGAACCAGACCAACCTGGCGGAGGTCGCGACGCACGAGATCGGTCACACCATCGGCCTCGGCCACTCCTCGGAGAACGACAACGAGCCGGACCCGGTCCTGAAGGACGCGACGATGTACTACCGCGCGCACTTCGACGGCCGCGGCGCGGCGGTCCACGCCGACGACATGGCCGGCGTGCGGTTCATCTATCCGGGCGCGACGGACCCCGGGGTGCCGGATCAGGATGGCGACGGCGTCGCGGATGCCCAGGACAACTGTCCGGGCATGGCCAATGCCTCACAGACCGACACCGACGGGGACGGCGAGGGCGACCTCTGCGACCCATGCCCGCTCATCGCCGGCCCGGCCGGCGACACGGCCTGCGCACCGATCTTCGTGAGCCGCCTCACGGTGACGCTCGGCAAGCGAAGCCGCCTCGTCTGGCAGGGGTCGATCGCGCTGCCGGACGGCGCGGCGACGACGGCGGCGCATGCGCTCCTGGTGAATGCCGGCGGCGTCGTCATCGACACCGCAATGGGCGGAGCGCTCGGCGCCGGCGGGCGCCTGCCGGGCCGGCTGCGCTACCGCAGCGACCAGGGGCTGATCACGCTCCGCCGCACGCGCGGCGGCACGTACCAGGCGCGCGTCGTCGTCCGCCACCCGCATCTCTCGATGGCGGGCGCCCCGGTGATGAGCGCGAGCCTCGAGGTCGGCGCGACCGCCTTCACGTCGTCCCTGAGCTGTGCCGAGATGCGCGGCGGCCGCCGCGTGCGCTGCCGCGGCTGA
- a CDS encoding DUF1302 domain-containing protein, with translation MRAVRACRLVLALGAALPGAANAFFLDAAQDFELRARAYTEGALAAEHSAPQTVPSRAPLQLISHRTFVNPELEGKLAPYLPPGLDDVSFRLALWGFYDGVYDYGTGQYDRARQSLKARFTEGRTDTAPVTRTDELRDTRKIYTYQPDPVLGRDNDPGDVADLPLRINEAYVNLARGPLFLRIGRQAISWGESDTIALLDQSNPFNLTLGLPGIFQDIDEARIPLWTLRGTYSLFHDWGPLSGGFLDAYLVPGSIDTTVSQTPIPTASPYSPPETDPQQFVDAFTAFIPPAVRNVLIKSALGGLQFVQYDHLPARTMSNSRYGARLGAIVDRDYTTSLWFYRTIAQTPVPRFLPLDLSRAPLIVGPSGKGPSQLITETVHGLTTVFGSAVSFYSAPVNGIIRGEVEYFLDEPAFIPSENIPFERLARQAALRKFLALAGVRLPAGPIAGTVPRADFLRWELGYDRFFFFRPLNRTNSFTLVTALVGSWNLSETFTEEDFRFYGQRKPSDTGLKTGANVNQLKAITDLPKLHTVDTDFVDLKPVESFVQSTLQTDYLHGRLTPRVTAIINLRGTYAFPLGLTYRYSDSLIFDLKYIILAGGFFQTGFFRDRDQVSARMTVLLN, from the coding sequence GTGAGGGCCGTCCGCGCATGCCGGCTCGTCCTCGCTCTGGGCGCCGCGCTCCCCGGTGCGGCGAATGCATTCTTTCTGGATGCCGCCCAGGACTTCGAGCTCCGGGCGCGTGCCTACACCGAGGGCGCGCTGGCGGCCGAGCATTCCGCGCCGCAGACCGTCCCGAGCCGCGCGCCGCTGCAGCTCATCTCGCACCGCACGTTCGTGAACCCCGAGCTCGAGGGGAAGCTCGCGCCCTACCTGCCGCCCGGGCTCGACGACGTCTCCTTCCGCCTGGCGCTGTGGGGGTTCTACGACGGCGTCTACGACTACGGCACGGGCCAGTACGACCGGGCCCGCCAGAGCCTGAAGGCGCGCTTCACCGAGGGGCGGACGGACACCGCGCCGGTCACGCGGACGGACGAGCTCCGGGACACGCGCAAGATATACACCTATCAGCCCGACCCGGTGCTCGGCCGCGACAACGACCCGGGCGACGTCGCCGACCTCCCGCTCCGCATCAACGAAGCGTACGTGAACCTCGCCAGGGGGCCGCTCTTCCTGCGCATCGGGCGCCAGGCGATCTCGTGGGGCGAATCGGACACGATCGCGCTCCTCGACCAGTCGAACCCGTTCAACCTGACCCTCGGCCTGCCCGGCATCTTCCAGGACATCGACGAGGCGCGCATCCCGCTCTGGACCCTGCGCGGCACCTACAGCCTGTTCCACGACTGGGGACCGCTGTCGGGCGGCTTCCTGGACGCCTACCTCGTCCCGGGCAGCATCGACACCACGGTGAGCCAGACGCCCATCCCGACCGCGAGCCCCTACTCGCCGCCCGAGACCGATCCGCAGCAGTTCGTCGACGCCTTCACGGCCTTCATCCCGCCCGCCGTCCGCAACGTCCTGATCAAGTCCGCCCTCGGCGGGCTCCAGTTCGTCCAGTACGATCACCTGCCCGCGCGGACGATGAGCAACAGCCGCTACGGGGCCCGGCTGGGGGCGATCGTCGACCGGGACTACACGACGAGCCTCTGGTTCTACCGCACGATCGCGCAGACGCCGGTGCCCCGCTTCCTGCCGCTCGACCTGTCGCGGGCGCCGCTGATCGTCGGCCCGAGCGGCAAGGGGCCCTCGCAGCTCATCACCGAGACCGTGCACGGCCTCACCACGGTCTTCGGGAGCGCCGTGAGCTTCTACAGCGCGCCCGTCAACGGCATCATCCGGGGCGAGGTCGAGTACTTCCTCGACGAGCCGGCCTTCATCCCGTCGGAGAACATCCCCTTCGAGCGGCTTGCGCGCCAGGCCGCGCTGCGCAAGTTCCTCGCCCTCGCCGGCGTCCGGCTGCCGGCGGGCCCGATCGCCGGTACCGTGCCGCGCGCCGACTTCCTCCGCTGGGAGCTCGGCTACGACCGCTTCTTCTTCTTCCGCCCGCTGAACCGCACGAACAGCTTCACGCTCGTCACGGCGCTCGTCGGCTCGTGGAACCTGAGCGAGACGTTCACCGAGGAGGACTTCCGCTTCTACGGCCAGCGAAAGCCCTCCGACACGGGGCTGAAGACGGGCGCCAACGTGAACCAGCTGAAGGCCATCACCGACCTGCCGAAGCTCCACACGGTCGACACCGACTTCGTCGATCTGAAGCCCGTCGAGTCGTTCGTCCAATCGACCTTGCAGACCGACTACCTGCACGGCCGCCTGACGCCCCGGGTGACGGCGATCATCAACCTGCGTGGCACCTACGCCTTCCCGTTGGGCCTCACGTACCGCTACTCGGACTCGCTGATCTTCGATCTCAAGTACATCATCCTGGCGGGCGGCTTCTTCCAGACCGGCTTCTTCCGCGACCGCGACCAGGTCTCGGCGCGCATGACCGTCCTTCTCAACTAG
- a CDS encoding enoyl-CoA hydratase/isomerase family protein, with protein MATMLRLERQGPLAVLTLDRPPANALNREFFVALCTTLPALRASDVHGVVVTGTGRFFSAGLDLFEILTYQGAEASAFMARFDDGFTGLFALEKPVVAAVNGHAIAGGAVLAATADFRLAAEGDGRIGLTEIQVGVPFPTSALEVVRFSCAGPYLPELLFHGRTYAPEEARVRRLVDDVVPAAELLPRALALAGELAARSLVSFAASKRALRADGLARIAAARAGGEDPIWAVWRAPETRAAIEAFAARAIGRRSRP; from the coding sequence ATGGCGACCATGCTCCGCCTCGAGCGGCAGGGGCCGCTCGCGGTCCTCACGCTCGACCGCCCACCCGCCAACGCGCTCAATCGGGAGTTCTTCGTCGCGCTCTGCACGACCCTTCCGGCGCTCCGAGCGTCGGACGTGCACGGCGTCGTGGTGACCGGCACCGGGCGCTTCTTCTCCGCCGGCCTCGACCTGTTCGAGATCCTGACCTACCAGGGCGCCGAGGCGAGCGCGTTCATGGCCCGCTTCGACGACGGCTTCACCGGCCTCTTCGCGCTCGAGAAGCCGGTGGTGGCGGCGGTGAACGGCCATGCGATCGCGGGCGGCGCCGTACTCGCGGCGACGGCGGACTTCCGCCTCGCGGCCGAGGGTGACGGCCGCATCGGCCTCACCGAGATCCAGGTCGGCGTCCCCTTCCCCACCTCGGCGCTCGAGGTCGTCCGCTTCTCGTGCGCGGGACCGTACCTCCCCGAGCTGCTGTTCCACGGCCGGACGTACGCACCCGAGGAAGCCCGCGTCCGCCGGCTGGTGGACGACGTCGTGCCCGCGGCCGAGCTCCTGCCACGCGCGCTCGCGCTGGCCGGCGAGCTCGCCGCGCGGTCGCTCGTCTCCTTCGCCGCGAGCAAGCGGGCGCTGCGGGCCGACGGGCTCGCGCGCATCGCGGCGGCCCGCGCCGGGGGCGAAGACCCGATCTGGGCCGTGTGGCGAGCGCCGGAGACCCGCGCCGCGATCGAGGCGTTCGCGGCGCGCGCCATCGGCAGGCGGAGCCGCCCGTGA